The genomic region CAGTTGACCAGAGTAAATGCTGTGATAGTGTTTTGCATTCTAACTTGTTGACTTGGCAAGAACGTAGCGGCCCTTTCGAAGATTTTGAGCAAAGAGGCCGAGAGACTGTGGGCAAAACGAAGCCAAGTGTGGTGAATCAAGAGGATTTTGTTTGAGCAAAGTTAGAATGTGGACAAGAGAGTGACATAACTTCTTGTCGTCGAGATGTACAAACGAGTACCACGGTTCGAGTGAAGAAGCGACGTAAGCCAAGGCAAAAGTCCCGAAGGAAGGGAAAGACTAAGGCGTCGAGACGAGACTGAGGCAaatcaagtcagtgccattcAAAAGTTGCAACGAGgacgttgcgagaatgggtgggggagaatgtcacgggccgcagttcaaatCCCGTGACcacgcaccaaatgcatccaatggaggtctattgtttagatggggatcatttggcccacgagAACTGACCAGATTCAAAGAGCTATTGAAGAAGcttgtcagattgaagcctggttggcccgataacgAAGAGATAACAACTTAGTCTAATATgataactaatcttagaagatagagagaatcatatcttgtaaagattagattagatttgatatggtatatcttgtaaatccctaaaataaaaggatatggTTATTCTCGTCCGTTGATGTAAAtctatcttgaccgtcggttttgggggagctcaagtataaatagagagcctccccctcatttgtactcactccattcattgttttatttttctttgtgaataagagaatagagagcatttactcaaacacttgcgAGCGTtatttctgttgttctttgtttttttttttggcataaatcgcttccgctcttcaatttggtgccttggaggagttcttaaggaatcctcacttgagttaaggttgacttaggcgagtttggacgaacagATCGcttaaggccgcacggatcgtTAGACGAAAACTCTAGCCCTGTGACACTAGCGCGTGACGCACACCTCTTAAGGTTGTCATTGCTCCGATCAGTTTTGTTGGGCTCTTAGGCATTGTTCCGGCCTTCGTCTATTGTTTTTGGTTGTTGGGACTAATTTTTTGGGAAGCTAGGTTTTAAAGTTTTAGTATTTAGATGGATAATCCCTCTTTACTAGCCTCGTAAATTTGGATGGGAAAAGTTATCTCACGTGGTCATGTTCATGTTTGGCATTCATCAAAGCTAGAGGCTTGTAGGGGATATATTATTGGAGCTACCAAGAAACCCGTTGAAAAAGATTTCACCATTGATATGTGGGACTCCAAAAAATTCTCTTTGTTATGGAGCCTCATATCTCGAAAACCTATCTATTGCTCGATACCACCACAAAGATATGGGAGGTAGCAACTTTTACATACTTGAAGGAAGGGAATGATGCTCAAGTCTTCGGAATCCAAAATAAAGTCTATAACATCAAACAAAGTGAGATGGCAAtctcaatatttttcaaaacttaaGTGGATTATGGCAGGAATTGGATTACTAACAAGATTTTTAGGCTGATTGTATTGGATATGTAGTCAAATTCAAAAAGATGATTGCCAAGGAGTGGGTTTATGATTTCCTCATTGGGTTAAATAATGATTATGGTCAAATACGAGTTCAAGTATTGGGTAAGATACCATTTCCCTCACTTGAAGAACCATTGCTCATGTGCAACGTGAAGAGAGTTGGAGTGCTATGCCCTACAACATCGATTGAAAATGCTGGAATGGTTGCTAGAGGTTAACGAAAGCATCCTAAGTCCAAGGATTCAAATAAAGATCATCTGCATTGTGAGTATTGTGGGAAATCGAGACACACCAAGGAAACTTGTTAGAAACTACATGGTTGACCCATCAGAGGAAGGAGAGGAAAACGAACCACTTCAACTTGTGGTTAAGCCAATCTTTCTGAAACCACAGTCATCCAAAGAGACTACCACCGAGACAATTTCTATAGATGAAATTCAACATCTAAAGTGTCTTCTGCCTCAACTTGCCTCTTTTAATGCAATGTCTCATCTTGTGACATCAGGTAAAGCTCTTAATGCCTACATTAATACTAAGTCATAGATTATTGATTTTGGAGTGAATAGACACATGATGAGATCCTCTAAAAACCCTTTTAACTATTCTCCTTGTCCAACCAAAGATAGTGTCCTTATATTTCAGTATCCTCTAAAAATCAAGTTTTGTCAATTGTACTCACAATATTTCACTATATTTTGTGCTTCATGTCCTTAAATTTCCTGTCAACATCCTATTAGTTAGTGTCATCACTAAAGCTTTAAATTGTAAACAAGAGGTTTTCCCTAATTGTTGTCTTTTAGGATCTTTAAATAGGGAAGAGGATTGACAGTGGTAGAATGCATGATGACTTATACATGTTGGAGGAGAATTTAGATTTGGATCAGTGTCAAACTCCTTTTGGTGGAAATAAGGATGTTAAAAGGGAAATAATACAATGGCATAGATGGTTAAGGCATCcatctttttatgttttagaaaaGTTATATCCAAGCTTGTTTTCAAAGATACAGTTTGATTCTTTGGTTTGTGATGCATTTGAATGTGCCAAACATAACGAAAATTCTTATCCTTTGCGAAATAATAGTAGTGTTCCTTTTATGACTATTCATTATGATGTTTGGGGACCTAgtaaaattaactaattgaaTGACAGTTGTTGGTttgtcacttttatttattgttgcACTAGGATGACAtgaatttacttaattaaataaaaaagtaatgtTTTCTCTTGTTTCCAATCTTTTCACAAGATGGTTAGTACTAAATTTGATACGAAAGTGAAATTTTTGAGAACTGATAATGGCAGGGAATACAACTTCGTTTCTTACTACAGTCTTATGGGATCATCCGTCAAACTTGTCCAATAACTAGTGCACAAAATAGGGTGGTAGAAAGGAAGAATAGACACTTATTGGAAGTAGCTCGATCCTTAATGTTCACAATGACTCCCAAAGCCTTACTAGGGAAATGATGTTCTTGTAGTTGCGTATTTGATTACACAATTCCTCTAAAGGTGTTTgggtgtttttgttttgttcagtCTCCAAATGTTGGAAATTAGATCCTCGTGCCCTTAAGTGTGTATTTGTTTTATACTTTCCTACACAAAAGGGTTGCAAATTTTATCATCCTTCGATTAGAAGATATTGTCAATATGGATGTTACATTCTACGAAGATGAATCCTACTTCAGCATCAAGGAGTCACCTTTTCAAGGGGAGCATGGTACAGAAGAGCTTACACCTATGCCTAGTATTGTTGCTTTAGGAGATTTTATTCAAAGTGAAAAACTTGTTTAGGCGGAGATTACGGAACGCTTGAACAAGTCAAATTTGAAGGCTTATGGAGAAATAAGGTAGAAACCATCATGCACCCTACTCAATGCCAAGAATCTACCTCTCTTGGTGAATCATTTATAATTCCTAGTTCTAATGATTTAGATTTGCCTATAGCTCGAAGGAAAGGTGTCAGTTCCTATACCAAACATCCTCCTATATCTAACTTTATTTCCTATGAGTCATTGTTTCATTTCTATAGAGCTCTTGCGTTGTTCTTGTCCTTTGTGTATTCCACAAGATTGGCGGGAAGCTTTTAATGATCCAAGGTGGAAGGGCGCCATGATTGAAGAGATGAATGCTCTAGCAAAGAATGAGACTTGGGAATTGGTACTCTTCCACAATTAAAGAAACTAGTTGGATACAAGTGGGTGTTCACAATAAAACAAAGGCAGATGGATCAATTGAGAGGTTTAAAGTAAGATTGATAACTAAGGGTTTCACTTAGACTTTATGGAGTGGACTATCAAGAGACACTTGTCCTTGTTGCCAAGATGAATGCTATTTGAATCTTGCTATCGTGTGACCAACCTTGATCGAGACTTGCAGCAATTTGATATAAAGAATGTGTTCTTGCATAAAGATTTGGAAGATGAGGTTTATACGAAGATTCCTCCTGGTTTTGGTAATGTAAACACCCAAGGGAAAGTTTGTAGATTGAAGAAATCTTTGTatgatttgaaataattttctaGTGTTACGATGCTAGAACTTTAGTCTGGCAAACTTTTCGACTTTAGGTGATTTCTTAGGTTCAAATTTGTTTAAGTCAGCCTACTCTCAAAAAATGAGAATTCTTAcaaaaattctctaaggcacTGAAGCAAAGCGGAAGCAAACTTACGTGAAAGAGcaataagaaacaaaaagcCGAAAGAAAAATCtcacaccaagtgtttgagtaaatactcttaatatatatttttaactcaaGAATGGGATGAATATAAATAAAGGGAGATAGAGCTCTATTTATAGGTAAGCTATCTCAGATTCAATGATACATATCAAATTACATCAATGATTGAGGTTAGTTCCCTCTACATAAGAGAGTTTTAACGGATTCAAATTCTATACATGTTCATCTTTTAGCATTTTCAATAATTACCTTGGTAAAATACAATGTTTACAATTTAACCTGAATCCAAATAGATGGACCTTGAGTCTCTTCTAAGCAATGGGTCAGTCCTGTCAGGCCGAATGATCCCTAATGAAACATCAGAGTGTGCCTTGGTCGCGGGTCTTTgtgcggcccgtgacactagaGGATGGTTTGATAGATTTAGTAAACCAATGATAGGGGATGACAAAGAAGAGATGACATGGCTAAAAGGGCAGTTGGCTCAGGAATTTGAGATCAAGGATTTGGGAAAATTGCATTTCTTAGGAATTGAGGTTGCTAGATTAGGGATGGAATCTTCATCTCTTAAAGAAAATGCATTCTAGATCTCTTGACAAAAACGAGTGATGGGGTGTAAACCAGCAGAATCACTTGTAGAGAGCAATCACAAGTTGAAAGCGAGAGTTGGAAAAACTAAGGACATGGTAAGCTAGTTTATGCATGATCCTTGAGAACCTCATGCAAGTTGTCTTTTTCCTCTAAACTTGGTCATCTTCAAGTAGAAGCTTTTATGGATGCAGATTGGGCTGGGTCACTAGATGGTCGAAGATCAACATTCAAATATTGCACACTTGTGGGAGGTAATCTTGTCACGTGGAGAAGTAAATTGAGTATAGGTACTCATTCTAGTGCTGAGGCAGAATATAGAGCAATGGCTCAAGGAGTTTGTGAGCTTTTGTTGTTGAAGAAATTGATAAAGGAATTATGGTTGTTAGAAGGGAACAAATTGTCCTTGAATTGTGACAACAAAACTGCcatcattatttttcaaaatctagTCCAACATGATTGAACAAAGCATATTGAGATTGATAGACACTTCATGAAAAAGAAGTTGACTACTAGTATTCTGAACTTAGTTCATGTGGCATCTGATTGGCAATTAGCCAATATCTTTACTAAAGGACTCAACAACAGAACTTATCACTATCTGGTCTACAGGTTGGGCATGTGTGATATCTATGCAACAACTTAAGGGGGAGTGTTAACCATTGACTATTGATAGTCTTGTCAATCAACGTTGATCTAATTTCTTGGGAATAAATTATTgggattttatttattctatttattgtGAAGATTGTATTTCCTAAGTAGTTCAACATAATTGTTTATATGTACCCATGTAAATACTTGAGTTAATACAcaagaaaattatttcaaaaccctcaaatttttatttttttcatcaatttcttcaaaCATTCGCGAGGAAGAAGTAAAAATTAAGGAAACAACCCCGTTGAGACATATAGTTTACCTGTGAATTGTCCAATGACAAGATCTATAAGTTGGGATTGTATCATCTCCTGGTTGATCTCCAGCTTTAACATAACTTGTAGAGATAAACTTTTCTTGGTATCTTTTCTTGAATAAAGTGACATTCAACTTCAATATGCTTAGTTCGCTCATGATATATTAGATTAGAgtatatacaatttttaatccaaattcaCAATTGATACACCCATGCAATTTCACACACAAATTGTGCCATAGCTTTGAATTTTGATTCTACACCGATATGCTACTTTCTATTTCTTGTTTTTCCAATAAATTAAGTTTCCTCCAACAAACACACAGTATCCTGTGATtgatattctattttttttcgaTCCTTCCCAATTTGTATACGAGAAGCATTCAATATTAGTGTTTACATGATTTTCATATAATAAACCTTGTCCTGGACTTCCCTTTAAATAACAAAGAATTTGTTCGAAGGTCACCCAATGTTTGACTATTGGAGAAGACATGAACTGACTCACAATACTAATAGAGTATGTGATGTTCGTACGAGTTCTGTAAGATGGTTCAATTTCCTAACCAGTAGTCTTTCTCTGGATcttcaaataagaaaatatacacTTTCCATCGAGTTTGTTGAACTTTCACATCTAGGCTAAACAGCAACAAAACTTTAATCTCTTAATGCACCTTTTTAAACTCCGTAAAATATAGGCTGCGAGAGACTATCTTGTTTCTCTAGCGGTAGAACGCTTGACATAACTCGTACATAAGAGAtattctatttcccaaaatacaaaaaatccAAGTAATCCTTTGGCTCCTTAAGAAATTTATAGTGATTAATCAGAGAAATCAGTTCAATAGAATTATGAAATCGTAAAAGTAATTGAGCATTTTCCCTTAGCCACTCTTGTTTGGTATCATTGGTAGGAGGTTTGTTGGTTAAGCGATCCTCTTTATCGATGCTTCATAAATAAATCCAAACCATCTTGCTCCGATCTAGATAATTTGGCTCCAGTTAAATTGTGCTTTGATACCATGTAACAGAAGTAGAAACCAAGTAGAAAGAAGAAAGTTATGAGAAGAGAAAACTTGTGTTTATTCACATAATAGGTGTCCTATTTATGCAAGTTAAAGAATCAACTGAAGGAAAGAAATCGAAGTAAATAAAATCCCTAAAAATTTGTACATAATAGTATCTAATCTGTAGGATTTATCCTAATATCTTATTTACAACAGTCTCCAACCATCTTACTGCTTAAATTGTAGCTGTACTTGTCATTTTAAGCTGATAAATGCTTCTCTCAGGTACACACCAGTTCGATCAGATTCAGTTGTTGGAGAACTTAAGCTGTCTGAACCAACTGAATTTGTTTTCCCTGGTAAGTATAGTATTTGCTTTTGTCTCTTGGGCAGGGAAGcattatttgaatcaaatattTCTTTAAAGGCAATGAATATTTGGAATGTGGAATTCCCATCTCATTGGGTAgaatttcattatttgtttgttGTGAAAATTTCTTCTACCTGTATCTTCTGTCCCATCTGGTCTAGTTCTACTGCTGTTATTGTCTTGTATGTTTCAGCTTCGATTATGCAAGTTATGATTCAAGCCTGTTTACTGAGTTATACTTCATACCAGCAACCAATGGATGTTAGCACTGTTTTGGTATATGAAAGGGGAGTACTACTAGAGAGCATAGAATTTCTATCCAATCTTCCATCCCTCCTCCTAGCACGTGAATATCCTAATCGATATTAAGTAccaaatatttgttatttatttattttgcaatttcaatagcattattttgatttgaatttcaaaatttcttgcCCTTTAGAGCTTCCAATGGTAGAGATGCTTGCTCTTACTGGGAAGGCAATAGAAGGTGATGTACTAACTGCAGTTGAAGTGATTCCAAAAAGTGAAACCCAACAATGCGTCTGGAGCAAGTACAAAAAAGATGTGTGCTACCAATGGTATTTCCACATCATACATAATCTTGTTGAGATTCTAAATCAATCACTAAAGTTCCTAATCCTATCTTTGTTATGGAACTTTTGTAACATGAAGCTGAATTATGAAGGGAATGAGTTTTATagaattaaaaagaattgaacAAGAAAAggcagtaaaaataaatttttgtttttctcattTCTGCAATTGCTATTCAtttgttttagtgtaaaataatGTATTCTGCAGGTTTTTTTCATCAGAAACAGAAGATAGAAAATCCTTTGAGCCCTTACCATCACAACGCTCCTGCTCTTTTAAAGTTTGCTTCGAGGAAATTGGTAGATGCCTAAAATGTGAATGTATTGTGACGGATGTGTTTGGAAGGTCAAGTGAGCCAGTTTATGCTGAGACTGCTCCTGTATTGCCAGGTTATTTGCATATCACATTCTTCACTTTATTCTCTCCTAAggaaaatttctctttaaaaatttagtatgGTTAAAGCTCTTTCACTCATTGTCTAACTTCATGTTTGGAATGAGATGGTCATTAGAAAGATTTCTGTTGTGGGTGTGGGAGTAATTACTTCTATGTGAGCTGCTCACCACCACTTAAAGTTGATGTTCGTGATTCCTGTAAAGTTAAATATGGCTTCCAGTTTTTAGTTTGGATAAACTCATGTTGCAAAACTTTGAGGTGTAAAATGGGTGCTTACCTCATTGGAAGGTGGAGGAAGTTACGGGGATAAGTTAATATCAAATAGCATCGAATATAAGAATTACTAGTGCTGTTACTTTTTACATTAAGAATTTATTGTTTTGTTCTTTCCTTCTGCTCCTTAATTTGATACTgaaattctctttttcttcaggGATTCCTAGAATTGATAAGCTAGAGATTGAAGGGAGGGGCTTTCATACCAACTTATATGCTGTACGTGGCACTTATTTTGgaggaaaagaaggaaaaagtaaaattcaGTGGCTTAGATCGATGGTTGGTAGTCCTGATCTTATCTCCATACCAGGTATGCAAAAGCCATGGGTCTGCTAAGGATTTTAGATATTGACATCACTGTTTGACTGAAATTCCAATCTTTGGATGCCAGTAAGAATATGCTTTTTCCCTTGTTTCTGGTCAAAGGTTGAGAATCTAGTTTCTTAGTTCCTTTTACATCTTGTTCGAAAGATTGGCTGATCAGGTTAAAGTGCCTGAATCACAGTTCAAAGAGCTACCGCTGACTCAGTTTTGTAGGAAGCTGCAGAGTTGAGAAATAAAGGATAAATCTACTGCCTGCAATGCTCTGCGGCTTTAAGATTCCTTTATTGAGATACCAAAATTCTTTTATGAGATTATGAGGAATATGATTTAttaactgaaaactttaaagcaTAATGTCCAGGTTCCAATCTTCTGACATATTGGTTATGAAAGGTTGACTGGTCAGGTTACAATGACTGATGGGTACCCTGATTGTGATTCAAAGAGGTAGCTTTGGCTTTGTCTTCTAGGGAGTTATAGAAGAGAGGGAAAAAACGAATATACTGCCTGGCTATGTGCTGAATGCTTTAAGATTCTTAAGATATTAAACCCTGATTGTGATTCAAAGAGGTAGCTTTGGCTTTGTCTTCTAGGGAGTTATAGAAGAGGGGGAAAAAACGAATATACTGCCTTGCTGTATATTTCTTAAGATATTAAACTTCTCTTACAAGATTTTGAGGAACCGTATTTATTAACTTGATTTAAAGCTTAGGGTCCAGGCTTCATATATTTGTTCTGAAAGATATTCTGATCCTGCAGGTGAAACAGGGAGGATGTATGAAGCAAATGTTGATGATGTGGGGTACAGGTTGGTTGCTATTTATACTCCATTCAGGGAGGATGGCATTGAGGGACAACCTGTTTCTGCATCAACTGAGCCAATTGCAGTCGGTAATTCTGAAGCTCACCTTCTGCTCTTTTTTCAACCAATAATATTCTGAAGTTTCTGTTGCATTTCTACATGAAAATGAATTCTTCTCATTCTGTTTGGCTGAGCATGGGCTCACCTGGTGTTAGATGACTTTCTTATTTCCGTTCTTAGTAACTAGATGTTGATGTTGTCTGTCCCACAACAAAGCTCCAACTTGAGTGGGGTGAAGGTGCTTTGAACAGTTGTACATACTGTTCTTCAACTTTTCATGTATTTTATGTCTatcctttttgtttatttggtgATTGTTTAAATTGCAGAGCCTGATGTTTATAAAGAAGTAAAACAGAAGCTTGATCTTGGATCTGTAAAGTTTGAGGTGAGATTATATTCCTTGTTTTAAGTGATTGGTATTTCTTTTCACCTtataagttttttcttttccttaatcTACTCAGGTTGCGGTATTGAtgcatctttctatttttattactattgaGTATGAAGATGTAGGAACCTGATCTGCCTTTCACTCATTTGACTTCAAAAGTCACAAGAATAGTTAGGACGTTCCTTGCTATGAGTTTTGTGAAGATCCAAACagttactattattttatttttttcaaatagatGTTATGTCAGTTTAGGAAGTTCCCTTTAAgtattaaaaccaaataaagGAGCCAAAGGACTAGTTTAGCATTGTTTTTggaaagtgtttttaaaaactGTGGTggaaaaatagttttgaaaagctcggtttaagatttaagtgtttatcattgtcaaaaagtgcttttaaattagaaaatttgagATATTATGTTGTCAAGTAAAagaatatgtatttaaatgatACTCAAATtcgttaatattatgatatataaaatatatcaacttaaattacaataaaaatataaaaataatttattatataactcattattaatatattgatatatgaaatataaattttaaatattttcttagacaattaatataaatttttgtaaaatttaatttgaatttgaatatataagcaaataaatttcaaaagagaaaaattgtATACCCAACATAAATAGTATGAAAAAAGTAGGGATGATAAATGAGGCTTAAAaggtgattttaaataaataaaaatgtcgAGTTTAAAAGTGTTTTCCAAAAGTAATTGTCTTCAAAAATATTATCTGCATACTTATGGTTGTAGAAGTGCTTTTGGTatcaaaagtgtttttcaaaagcaatggtGGAGACATCCTAAGtagaaatatatttgagtcttaatcctaggaaaaaaaaaataagacaaTGTAACTTGATACTTTGACAGATGAAGTGGCCAAGTTTGTTTATACTTTTTTGATTTCTGAGACTTATTGCTTCAATCTTTGGAGCAGGTATTATGTGACAAGGATCGCAACCCAAAGAAGGTTCTTATTTCATATCCTCCCTTCCGTTCTTCATATGGTTATTCTATTTcagaaagaaaaacataattatctaattttatcattattaatgtTGCAGGTCCCAGGAGAAGGGTGCCTTGAGAGAAGAATCCTGGAAATTAATAGAAAACGAGTTAAGGTTGTAAAGCCGGGTTCAAAGACTTCTTTTCCTACTACCGAAATACGGGGAACCTTTGCTCCTCCTTTTCATGTAAGTTTGTTTCTTGACAGAGCTAATTTCATGTTGTTAGACAATGCAATCCACATTGTTGTCTTCTAGTTGGTGCATTAGATTATAGGATAAAATGAATTGATAATACTTTTCAAGGACCTTTTTTCtcatattaagaaaatattttagtgATGAATGGCTAGATTGCTCATCAAGACTcggttctttatttttgtttaaatctaaAGGATCCAAGTTGTGGCAGGTGGAGGTTTTTCGTAATGACCAACGCCGACTTAGGATTGTGGTGGACAGCGAGAACGAAGTAGACCTCATGGTGCATTCGCGATACATCAGGGATGTTATTGTTCTTGTGATCCGTGGTCTTGCTCAGCGGTTCAATAGTACATCTCTTAATTCTCTCCttaagatagagacataaaatTTGGTCAGAAAATATAAACGCATCAAAAAGCAATCAATTGTAAGTTTCCTTTTTTTAGGTCTGTGTGCTTTCTCACCCAAAGGTCTTTTTGTTGGTGCCATTGCCATCTTCATTGTTTTTAGCTTGTAagcaatttatatatatatatatattatccaGTGTTGGGTTTTCAAAGCATTAGGGGAGCTGCAGGTGTTTCACTTGTGCgtaattcattatttaaatgaCGATATTCTACTCTATTCGCAAGAATTTCCTTCGTTTTATTTGATCATCTTTCCTTCGGCCTTTTTATCTTCTTGTAGAGAAAACCAGCCTGGACGTTTGGCCTTGCCTCCTGAAATGCTTCAGTTGgtaatcttaaaaattttaatatgaaattaatttgcaGAAGCcgaattagaaaacaaaatgtTGCATTAATCTAATTAAACCTTGAAGTtacaaataatgaaaataaataagagcaatatataataataatctaCTCCAGAAAAGGTTCAATGGTGGAGTTGTGATGCTCCTCCATCCTCAAGGCATGTAGCAGTAGCTGCGGAAGTTGTATCAGTAGTCTCCTTGGCTGCATCATATGAAGCATGTAGTGCAATGAAAACATAATAGAGTAGCAATAGCAATGTCCAGATTCCAAATCGCACATATGATGCCCCATTAACTGAAGCCATGATAAAAACATTAGTGGCAAAAGAAGCTGATGGTAGCCAAGGCACTAATGGCACTCCCCACAACTTGGGTTTCTTTGCTTCCTTCACCATCAGATTTAGCCCAAGCGTAGCTATGAACCAAATGGGGACTGTCACTGCATACCCGATCCATCCATTTTTCCCAATCGCCCAATATACAGCAGTAGCAATTGAGGATCCTATGATCAACATCAAGAACAGGATCAGCTTGTTTCTGTTGGAGCTTGTTGTCTCACCTCCCACATAGTAACGTCTAACCAAAAGCGCCAATGCAACCAGTGAGAAAATTAACAGTGTTGTCAGGGAAAGAAGGTTTGCCAGCACGTCAAGGCTTGTGAAGAATCCTACGATGGAGTTTACGAGGGTCATGACGACTGTGGCGTTAACTGGTGTTCTTGTTTTCTCGTTAATGGTTGCAAGGAAGGGTGGTGCCATATGAGTGCGCCCTATGTGAGTGAAATACCGAGCTTGTCCGAGTATGTTGGCTAGCAAGACCGTGGTCATGCCCTTCAATGCACCTAAAGCAACAATATATTTAGCCCATTCCAGGCCTATGGCGTGGAATGCCAAAGTAAATGGCGCATTCACATCAATTTGGTAGTAGGGTTGGATCAAAATCAATGTTGCTGAGAGAAGGCAATACAGTAGTATTATAATCAACATCGAGCCTATTAAGCCGATTGGGATATCTCGACCCGGGTTCTTAACCTCTTCTCCAAGGGTTGCCACTCCATCAAATCCCACATAAGCAAAGAAGAGAATAGAGGAAGCTTTCAGAATACCACGGATGCCATTAGGGGCAAAGTTGGAAAAATGTTGGGGGTTAGCTTTGGTTAAACCAACAATGAGAATGAAAAGCAAAACTAGTAGATGGACAATGGTGGCAATGGAATTGAACCTTGAGGACCCTTTGGTGCTCATACAAGCGGCAATGCAGATGAGCAGTGAGACAACTGCTGCAATAGGGTCTAAATGGCTGTAGTCTTCGGGAAAGGATGAAGCATGGAAGCGGAAACTATTGGGGTCATGGTTGAACAAAGTAGCGAGGTAGGAAGTCCAGGACCTTGCCACACTAGCACCAGCAACCACGTACTCAAACAGAATGTTCCCAGCAGCAATATAAGCAACGAAATCACCCAGCTCTACTCTAAGATATGTAAATGAGCCTCCCGCAACCGGCAGTTCCACACAGAATTCAGTGTAGCACAAAACCGAGAGCAGCGCAGTCATACCTGAAATAAGATACGAAACC from Gossypium raimondii isolate GPD5lz chromosome 1, ASM2569854v1, whole genome shotgun sequence harbors:
- the LOC105785522 gene encoding cationic amino acid transporter 1; this translates as MEGGENENGGKKRGCGCSKQDFLPEESFQSCRSYLNALCNTKSRLRDRLLARSADHMELHEIRGRSQHEMKKRLNWWDIIWFGIGAVMGSGIFVLTGEAARNHSGPAVVVSYLISGMTALLSVLCYTEFCVELPVAGGSFTYLRVELGDFVAYIAAGNILFEYVVAGASVARSWTSYLATLFNHDPNSFRFHASSFPEDYSHLDPIAAVVSLLICIAACMSTKGSSRFNSIATIVHLLVLLFILIVGLTKANPQHFSNFAPNGIRGILKASSILFFAYVGFDGVATLGEEVKNPGRDIPIGLIGSMLIIILLYCLLSATLILIQPYYQIDVNAPFTLAFHAIGLEWAKYIVALGALKGMTTVLLANILGQARYFTHIGRTHMAPPFLATINEKTRTPVNATVVMTLVNSIVGFFTSLDVLANLLSLTTLLIFSLVALALLVRRYYVGGETTSSNRNKLILFLMLIIGSSIATAVYWAIGKNGWIGYAVTVPIWFIATLGLNLMVKEAKKPKLWGVPLVPWLPSASFATNVFIMASVNGASYVRFGIWTLLLLLYYVFIALHASYDAAKETTDTTSAATATCLEDGGASQLHH